Proteins encoded together in one Planctopirus ephydatiae window:
- a CDS encoding DoxX family protein produces MNGEDRKISKLACVLLVTLRLFIGWHLLYEGWWKIDTQKSPQPWSAEGYLKNATGPLRGYFRSLLGDPNDLRWVNYDYMSNKWDDYANRFMAHYNIAGDAPEAARLMYLLNGPAQFSTKLEALPPGVTQEKMGRVAQFDPAKKILSVDGKQHLLAAERDRLLNLVDASAADTPAAVGYKNAVNSLYTQGTRLSYKERLAVLLKGDPERVGVIQREKDGKEVEKRIGDIELYQVQVDRYEANHAQAKTKYQWDHLETQWRELQDLRRRVVWPVQALEQELRDSAEKLLSSDQLAMGPVPQPWTEARVLSWRTMWSLTIFGFLLIIGLGTRFAAVGGAGLLMLFYLAAPPWPGTPEAPGIEHNYIVNKVNMEALTLLAIAAMPTGRWFGLDGLIYSLWKSRRLPKD; encoded by the coding sequence GTGAACGGCGAAGACCGCAAGATCTCCAAACTGGCCTGTGTGCTACTGGTCACTTTGCGACTGTTTATCGGCTGGCACCTGCTTTACGAGGGCTGGTGGAAGATCGATACACAAAAATCGCCTCAGCCATGGTCGGCCGAAGGCTACTTGAAGAACGCGACCGGGCCCTTGCGTGGCTACTTCCGGAGTCTTCTCGGCGACCCCAACGACTTGCGTTGGGTCAACTACGATTACATGTCGAACAAGTGGGACGACTACGCCAATCGGTTCATGGCACATTACAACATCGCTGGCGATGCTCCCGAAGCAGCTCGCCTGATGTATCTGCTCAACGGGCCGGCGCAGTTCAGTACAAAACTGGAAGCACTTCCTCCGGGTGTTACTCAGGAAAAAATGGGCCGAGTGGCGCAGTTCGATCCTGCGAAGAAGATCCTGTCTGTCGATGGGAAGCAGCATCTGCTGGCCGCCGAACGTGATCGACTTTTGAATCTGGTCGATGCTTCTGCTGCTGATACACCGGCCGCCGTGGGTTATAAGAATGCGGTGAATTCTCTTTACACTCAAGGGACCAGACTGAGTTACAAAGAGCGACTGGCAGTGCTATTGAAGGGAGATCCTGAGAGAGTCGGCGTCATTCAACGTGAGAAAGACGGCAAAGAAGTCGAGAAGCGGATTGGCGACATTGAACTCTATCAGGTTCAGGTTGATCGCTATGAAGCCAATCATGCTCAGGCGAAAACGAAGTACCAATGGGATCATCTCGAAACTCAGTGGCGTGAATTGCAGGATCTTCGCCGGCGTGTCGTCTGGCCGGTTCAGGCTCTTGAACAGGAACTGCGTGATTCTGCAGAGAAGCTGCTTTCCTCAGATCAACTGGCCATGGGGCCTGTTCCTCAACCGTGGACCGAAGCTCGTGTCCTCAGTTGGCGAACCATGTGGAGCCTGACGATTTTTGGCTTCCTGCTGATCATCGGTCTGGGAACCCGGTTTGCCGCTGTGGGAGGTGCAGGTCTGTTGATGCTGTTTTATCTGGCCGCACCACCCTGGCCGGGAACTCCCGAAGCTCCGGGGATCGAGCACAATTACATTGTCAACAAAGTCAACATGGAAGCTCTGACGCTTCTGGCGATTGCTGCCATGCCCACCGGTCGCTGGTTTGGACTGGATGGGCTGATTTACAGCTTGTGGAAAAGCCGCCGACTACCAAAGGACTAA
- a CDS encoding MotA/TolQ/ExbB proton channel family protein, translating to MSFVTRRIAATLVYPLAILIALTIVLPHQVALSQEENAAAAKPAAEAGEHPPAQKMSTLAWLIHTSGWIGFVLFVMSIYLVAKITQLFMRLRPQNIMPEDLLEEWGEMLNKRDYQGIYRTAKESDSELGMLVANGITSLNGGLAEARDSIDRHGELVAVEMEKQISMLAVIGSLGPLIGLLGTLKGMIASFSVIAMSETQMKASEVAGGISEALLITFEGVALSVPAIFFFALFRNRVATLSLGAVSAANELIRRIQNTASSRPAATT from the coding sequence ATGAGCTTCGTTACCAGAAGAATCGCAGCCACACTTGTTTACCCATTAGCGATTCTGATTGCCTTAACGATCGTTCTCCCTCATCAAGTGGCATTATCTCAAGAAGAAAACGCTGCTGCTGCAAAACCGGCTGCTGAAGCCGGTGAGCACCCACCCGCTCAAAAGATGTCAACACTCGCCTGGCTGATCCATACCTCGGGCTGGATTGGTTTTGTGCTCTTTGTGATGTCGATTTATCTCGTGGCCAAGATTACGCAACTCTTCATGAGGCTCAGGCCACAGAACATCATGCCGGAGGATCTGCTTGAAGAGTGGGGTGAAATGCTGAATAAGCGAGACTATCAAGGGATCTACCGGACAGCCAAAGAAAGCGACAGCGAACTGGGAATGCTGGTTGCCAATGGGATTACGTCTCTCAATGGGGGCCTGGCCGAAGCGCGAGACAGTATTGATCGACACGGGGAGCTGGTGGCTGTGGAGATGGAAAAGCAAATCAGCATGCTGGCTGTGATTGGCTCACTGGGGCCGCTGATTGGATTGCTGGGTACGTTGAAAGGGATGATCGCGAGCTTCAGCGTGATTGCCATGTCGGAAACTCAAATGAAAGCCAGTGAAGTGGCTGGCGGTATTTCTGAGGCACTTCTGATTACGTTCGAAGGAGTGGCTCTCTCCGTTCCTGCGATTTTCTTCTTCGCCCTGTTTCGCAACCGTGTAGCGACACTGAGCCTGGGTGC
- a CDS encoding response regulator transcription factor: MTIQVALIEDHELVRTGLKLLIERQKDLQVVGEAADGAEGLKIIARTLPDVVVLDLSIPHLNGFELLEQLQHQKRPPKVLVVTANEDLDSLQRSWNLGASGHLPKRSAADELIVAIRKIAAGEKVFPLKEESKAVKTLGFNETSGRLTGAESLSERETEVLKLIAAGHMAKEIAAKLDISLKTVETYKSRGMQKLSLRGRTELVRFAMKMGWLNDTP, encoded by the coding sequence ATGACGATTCAAGTCGCGCTCATTGAAGATCACGAACTCGTTCGTACGGGCTTAAAACTACTCATTGAACGCCAGAAGGATCTTCAAGTCGTTGGAGAAGCGGCCGATGGAGCCGAAGGGCTCAAGATTATTGCACGCACATTACCTGATGTCGTCGTTCTCGACTTGAGCATCCCGCATCTCAATGGATTTGAACTTCTTGAACAGCTTCAACATCAGAAGCGTCCCCCTAAAGTGCTTGTGGTCACAGCCAATGAAGATCTCGACTCTTTGCAAAGATCATGGAACCTGGGTGCCTCAGGACATCTGCCCAAAAGATCTGCAGCTGATGAACTCATCGTTGCCATTCGCAAAATTGCAGCCGGCGAGAAAGTCTTCCCATTAAAGGAAGAATCGAAAGCGGTGAAAACTCTCGGTTTCAACGAAACTTCAGGTCGCCTGACCGGCGCGGAAAGTCTGAGCGAGCGAGAAACGGAAGTCCTGAAGCTGATTGCTGCCGGACACATGGCCAAGGAAATCGCTGCCAAACTCGATATCAGCCTGAAAACTGTCGAGACGTACAAATCCCGCGGTATGCAGAAACTCTCTCTGAGAGGTCGCACCGAGCTGGTGCGTTTCGCCATGAAGATGGGCTGGTTGAACGATACCCCTTGA
- a CDS encoding ATP-binding protein produces the protein MNPSDLNISAHSSSMSERETAEKSHASRQWPQYLLAILLVVLATFLRAIVDPLFGEKFPYITYLAATSTIAWYCGPRPATFALTLGFLSAFYLFASPRGSFYVSGIDAQVGAVSYIATGAGIIYLFFLVQRAEWEARENADRLWRKQSLLQNEMREKESAQQAVVGLLRKLVQAQEEERRRISRELHDQCGQDLTALRLALKLIEDSLANEPGQTAYFRTASELIDRISSEIHTLALNLRPPELDDHGLVSAIRSHLLTWCEISGLRADFESRISPEVVIPEEVEIALYRTFQESLTNVARHAEASHVSVLLMAHDQRLDLIIEDDGVGFEVHRQQIVEVRPSRLGLLGMQERLLAVGGSLEIESSPGNGTTVFAKVRLDHFGKLSHDDSSRAH, from the coding sequence ATGAATCCTTCTGACCTCAACATCTCCGCCCATTCGAGCTCCATGTCCGAACGGGAGACTGCTGAGAAATCACATGCGAGTCGTCAGTGGCCGCAGTACCTGCTGGCAATTTTGCTGGTGGTTCTCGCAACATTTCTCCGGGCAATTGTCGATCCACTCTTTGGCGAAAAATTTCCTTACATCACTTATCTGGCTGCAACGTCGACTATCGCCTGGTACTGCGGTCCCCGTCCGGCGACCTTCGCACTCACTCTGGGTTTTCTTTCGGCTTTTTACTTATTTGCCAGCCCGAGAGGTTCTTTCTATGTCAGCGGGATCGATGCACAGGTTGGTGCTGTCTCGTATATCGCCACAGGTGCAGGGATTATCTATTTGTTCTTTCTTGTCCAGCGAGCCGAATGGGAAGCCCGAGAGAACGCAGATCGACTGTGGAGAAAGCAATCGCTGCTGCAGAACGAAATGCGCGAAAAAGAATCGGCCCAGCAAGCTGTGGTGGGACTCCTGAGAAAGCTCGTTCAGGCTCAGGAGGAGGAACGGCGGAGAATTTCCCGGGAGCTGCACGATCAATGTGGACAGGATCTCACAGCTTTACGACTGGCACTTAAACTGATCGAGGATTCACTCGCGAATGAGCCAGGCCAGACGGCATACTTTCGCACAGCCTCCGAGTTGATTGATCGCATCTCCAGCGAGATTCATACGCTGGCCCTCAATCTCAGGCCCCCCGAACTTGATGATCACGGACTCGTTTCCGCGATTCGCAGTCACCTGTTGACATGGTGCGAAATCTCGGGTCTGCGGGCTGACTTTGAATCTCGAATCAGTCCTGAAGTGGTCATTCCGGAAGAGGTCGAAATTGCCCTCTACCGCACATTTCAGGAATCACTCACCAATGTGGCCCGGCATGCCGAGGCCAGTCACGTCAGTGTTCTGCTGATGGCGCACGATCAACGCCTGGATCTGATCATTGAGGATGATGGCGTGGGTTTCGAGGTTCATCGGCAGCAAATTGTCGAGGTGCGTCCCTCACGCCTGGGTTTACTGGGAATGCAGGAGCGACTTCTAGCAGTGGGTGGATCGCTCGAAATTGAATCATCCCCCGGCAACGGTACAACTGTGTTCGCCAAAGTCCGGTTGGATCACTTCGGAAAGCTATCGCATGACGATTCAAGTCGCGCTCATTGA
- a CDS encoding FAD:protein FMN transferase, which translates to MTNPSADRRDFLTGRLAQQIAAEAALRSTDSPSTETPTRGPVLLLQTTAMACHFDVILNPDGPARQVEAASEALDLVHQLEAMMTIYRPEAELAIINQTAALEPVEVSGELLDLLIEVRDLVAKTEGAFDPTTGPLIAVWRTARKEGRLPSTAELEAARQLTGMDQIQLDVASKTVRYRQPGVELNLGAIGKGYAVDCAGRHLSSRGIDHWLVHGGKSSVLAAGDHAGHGGWPVGLRDPLLPQHSWGTILLKNQALGTSGTAAQGFRVGGRRYGHILDPRTGWPVENVLSVSVLTARAALADALSTAFFVLGVEKTRRLCDNSTDVGVLLFTQSSRQMAAEATIINVPPEILYPARSPAASF; encoded by the coding sequence GTGACGAATCCTTCGGCTGATCGCCGTGATTTTCTAACAGGTCGGCTGGCACAACAGATTGCTGCTGAAGCTGCTCTCCGATCTACTGATTCGCCGAGTACAGAAACGCCAACTCGGGGGCCAGTGCTTCTGCTACAAACCACAGCGATGGCCTGCCATTTCGATGTGATCCTGAATCCTGATGGCCCGGCCCGGCAAGTGGAGGCCGCTTCTGAGGCACTGGATCTGGTGCATCAGCTTGAAGCGATGATGACGATCTATCGTCCCGAAGCCGAGCTGGCGATCATTAATCAAACGGCAGCGCTTGAGCCTGTCGAAGTCAGCGGTGAACTGCTCGACTTGTTGATTGAAGTGCGGGATCTGGTCGCGAAAACGGAAGGGGCGTTTGATCCCACCACCGGGCCACTGATTGCCGTCTGGAGAACAGCTCGGAAGGAAGGTCGTCTGCCGAGTACGGCTGAACTGGAAGCTGCGCGGCAACTGACGGGCATGGACCAGATTCAGTTGGATGTGGCGTCAAAAACGGTGCGATATCGCCAGCCAGGTGTGGAATTAAATCTGGGTGCCATTGGTAAAGGATATGCCGTTGATTGTGCCGGGAGGCATTTGAGCTCGCGCGGGATCGACCATTGGCTGGTGCATGGTGGAAAAAGCAGTGTTCTGGCCGCGGGAGACCATGCAGGGCATGGCGGCTGGCCTGTCGGATTGCGCGATCCTCTGCTGCCGCAACATTCGTGGGGCACGATTTTATTGAAAAATCAGGCCTTGGGGACCAGCGGAACAGCCGCACAGGGGTTTCGAGTCGGTGGACGGCGGTATGGTCATATTCTGGATCCTCGGACGGGCTGGCCGGTCGAAAATGTCCTTTCTGTCAGCGTATTAACGGCACGAGCGGCCTTGGCAGACGCACTTTCCACGGCTTTTTTCGTGCTGGGGGTCGAAAAGACTCGACGTCTCTGTGATAATTCAACAGATGTCGGTGTGTTGTTGTTTACCCAGTCCAGTCGTCAAATGGCTGCGGAAGCCACAATCATCAACGTCCCTCCAGAGATTCTTTACCCTGCCCGCTCACCTGCCGCCTCATTCTGA
- a CDS encoding Gfo/Idh/MocA family protein, whose translation MQLTPEQERLGKDNFHEAVSFSRRDMLIGAAAAVPGLGAAYFGYQKLAGNPVKVGFIGTGDEGSVLLTQHPAEYMDIVGIADIRPTNRLRALHGDGNEERIGLIKKLGRDKAMSITLYDDHKKLLADPNIEAVVIAVPLCQHYQVALDALNAGKHVLTEKLMCHSVQQCKDLIMAAREKKKLLAVGHQRHYNVLYDNANDLIQKGLLGDIKFIRAQWHRNNSFPGRDSWRKNVPADDLRELTAIAKEKGFASADEMLAKEYGYPSAHKLVNWRIYNDTGAGLMAELGSHQLDAASIFLGKVQPIAVQGYGAKNFYGVKGIGSSDQQADDRDIEDHVYVTFEFPGPHYAEDKNDVCVVTYSSISTNRWEPYGETVFGSRGTLVMKQELEAMLFKESSPSTGGGGVDQRLYVLAGNDGKPVLQASDSGGPSRQAAVADIGKVSRGYTEEMEHFAFCIREGNFGKASEGGLRCPGEQGMKDAIMALTSNLAMKHKKRIVFKPEWFDPASPLVPETDPEIVG comes from the coding sequence ATGCAGCTCACACCCGAACAGGAACGCCTTGGTAAAGATAACTTTCATGAGGCGGTCTCTTTTTCCCGCCGAGACATGCTGATCGGTGCTGCCGCGGCTGTTCCAGGACTGGGGGCGGCTTACTTCGGCTATCAGAAACTGGCTGGAAACCCCGTCAAGGTGGGCTTCATCGGTACAGGTGACGAAGGGAGTGTCCTGCTGACCCAGCATCCTGCCGAGTACATGGATATCGTAGGCATTGCCGACATCCGCCCCACGAACCGCCTGCGCGCATTGCATGGTGACGGGAATGAAGAGCGGATCGGGCTGATCAAGAAGCTGGGCCGCGATAAGGCCATGAGCATTACGCTCTACGATGATCACAAGAAACTGCTGGCAGACCCGAATATCGAAGCGGTTGTGATTGCCGTCCCGCTGTGCCAGCATTATCAGGTGGCGCTCGATGCCCTCAATGCCGGTAAGCATGTGCTGACCGAGAAGCTCATGTGCCACTCGGTGCAGCAGTGTAAAGATCTGATCATGGCAGCCCGCGAGAAGAAAAAGCTTCTCGCAGTGGGCCATCAGCGGCACTACAACGTTCTCTACGATAACGCCAACGATCTGATCCAGAAGGGATTACTGGGTGACATCAAGTTCATCCGGGCCCAGTGGCATCGCAACAACAGCTTCCCTGGACGGGACAGCTGGCGAAAGAACGTCCCGGCGGATGACCTGCGCGAACTGACTGCCATCGCCAAGGAAAAGGGCTTCGCCTCGGCGGATGAAATGCTGGCGAAAGAATATGGCTATCCTTCTGCCCACAAACTCGTCAACTGGCGAATTTACAACGACACAGGCGCTGGCCTGATGGCGGAACTGGGGAGCCACCAGCTCGATGCCGCCAGCATTTTCCTGGGTAAAGTTCAGCCCATTGCTGTCCAGGGTTATGGCGCCAAGAACTTCTACGGTGTCAAAGGGATTGGCTCGTCAGATCAACAGGCGGATGACCGGGATATTGAAGATCATGTCTACGTGACCTTCGAATTCCCCGGGCCACATTACGCGGAAGACAAGAACGATGTCTGCGTTGTGACCTACTCTTCAATCAGCACCAACCGCTGGGAGCCTTATGGCGAAACCGTTTTCGGCAGTCGCGGGACACTCGTGATGAAGCAGGAACTCGAGGCCATGCTCTTCAAGGAATCCAGCCCTTCCACAGGTGGTGGCGGCGTTGATCAACGCCTGTATGTTCTCGCAGGGAACGACGGCAAGCCCGTGCTTCAGGCCAGCGACAGTGGCGGGCCTTCACGACAGGCGGCCGTGGCGGATATCGGCAAGGTGAGCCGGGGCTATACGGAAGAAATGGAACATTTCGCGTTCTGCATTCGCGAAGGCAACTTTGGCAAAGCGAGCGAAGGCGGCCTGCGCTGTCCGGGCGAGCAGGGGATGAAGGACGCCATTATGGCACTGACATCGAACCTCGCGATGAAGCACAAAAAGCGGATTGTCTTCAAGCCCGAATGGTTCGACCCCGCCAGCCCGCTGGTTCCTGAGACGGATCCCGAAATCGTGGGCTGA